The Candidatus Methanosuratincola sp. genome window below encodes:
- the arsM gene encoding arsenite methyltransferase, with amino-acid sequence MRSNVKGFVRKKYGQIAASGSACCPSCGCGVPDRRTRVDLYSDDELNAAPPESRMGLGCGNPVAYAGIRLGEVVLDLGSGGGMDVFLAARRTGPSGRVIGVDMTDEMLRRASEASKRHGFTNVEFRKGEIEALPLEDSSVDVVISNCVINLSTDKARVFREIYRVLKPGGRMVVSDIVTKGELPEDLRNSPDAWAACIAGALDKDRYLGLVSESGLTGTSILAEFGQSEGLPEGVAGKLISITVYAEKPRS; translated from the coding sequence ATGCGCAGTAACGTAAAGGGTTTTGTCAGAAAGAAGTACGGACAGATTGCGGCGTCTGGCAGCGCATGCTGCCCCTCATGCGGCTGCGGAGTCCCAGATCGGCGCACGCGTGTTGATTTGTACTCGGATGACGAATTGAATGCGGCCCCTCCCGAATCGAGGATGGGCCTCGGGTGCGGAAACCCCGTTGCTTACGCCGGTATCAGGCTGGGCGAGGTCGTGCTGGATCTTGGATCCGGCGGCGGCATGGACGTTTTCCTGGCAGCGCGGAGAACAGGACCTAGCGGAAGGGTAATTGGAGTTGACATGACCGATGAGATGTTGCGGCGTGCCAGCGAGGCGTCAAAAAGGCACGGGTTCACGAATGTCGAGTTCAGGAAGGGCGAGATCGAGGCCCTCCCTCTGGAGGACTCGTCGGTCGATGTCGTGATCAGCAACTGCGTGATAAACCTCTCCACGGACAAGGCGCGCGTCTTCAGGGAGATTTACCGGGTCCTGAAGCCGGGAGGGAGAATGGTGGTCTCAGACATCGTGACCAAGGGCGAGCTCCCCGAGGATCTCAGGAACAGTCCAGATGCTTGGGCCGCTTGCATTGCCGGTGCCCTCGATAAGGACCGATACCTCGGTCTGGTGAGCGAATCAGGCCTTACAGGCACGTCGATATTGGCTGAATTCGGTCAATCCGAGGGATTGCCAGAAGGTGTAGCCGGTAAGCTAATCAGCATAACTGTTTATGCGGAAAAACCGAGGTCATGA
- a CDS encoding PadR family transcriptional regulator, with protein MSGCCPEIPRCCDMRGMLSFQILWLLSRRTMNGQEICREIARRKGRAPTPGTIYPALKELRRRGLVKMERAGRETRYSLSEHGMEELDRACRYFISVFGEILSEYQRVRRR; from the coding sequence ATGAGCGGCTGTTGCCCCGAGATCCCGCGCTGCTGCGACATGAGGGGGATGCTGTCTTTCCAGATACTCTGGCTTCTCTCAAGACGAACGATGAACGGCCAGGAGATCTGCAGGGAGATCGCACGGAGAAAAGGGAGAGCCCCCACTCCGGGCACAATCTATCCGGCGCTCAAGGAGCTCAGGAGGAGGGGGCTGGTCAAGATGGAAAGGGCAGGGAGGGAGACCAGGTACTCGCTCTCGGAGCACGGGATGGAAGAGCTCGACAGGGCGTGCAGGTACTTTATCAGCGTGTTCGGTGAGATTTTGTCTGAATACCAGAGGGTTAGACGGCGGTAG
- a CDS encoding DUF4332 domain-containing protein: MPKLTEIEGIGEAFSVKLKELGITTTEQLLEAGSTKKGRDELAEKSGISPKLILKWVNRADLFRVKGIGQEYSDLLEAAGVDTVVELGTRNASNLYSKLVEVNNAKNLVRKLPSLEVIKDWIEQAKKLPRKIEY; encoded by the coding sequence ATGCCAAAATTAACCGAGATTGAGGGAATCGGAGAAGCCTTTTCGGTAAAACTGAAAGAGCTGGGGATCACGACCACAGAACAGCTGCTCGAGGCAGGATCCACCAAAAAGGGCAGGGATGAGCTCGCTGAGAAATCGGGGATCTCACCAAAACTGATCCTGAAATGGGTCAACAGGGCAGACCTCTTCAGGGTTAAGGGCATCGGTCAGGAATATTCTGATCTTCTTGAGGCTGCCGGCGTCGACACTGTTGTAGAGCTCGGAACAAGGAATGCTAGTAACCTGTACTCAAAGCTTGTCGAAGTCAATAATGCGAAAAACCTTGTGAGAAAGCTGCCTAGCTTAGAAGTCATTAAGGACTGGATCGAGCAGGCTAAGAAACTTCCAAGGAAAATTGAGTACTGA